Within Wyeomyia smithii strain HCP4-BCI-WySm-NY-G18 chromosome 2, ASM2978416v1, whole genome shotgun sequence, the genomic segment ATCCAAGAGTATTTAGATAAAATTTTCGACAAACATTCTCCATAGTACCACTGGTGGATCGTAAATGGTACTTGCACGTGTGAAGTTTACGAGGACCATCACCGACGTACGTATGGCGAGCTCGTTTATAAATGTAGATTTGTTGGACATGCTCACATATAAAGTTGCCTTGATCATTGAAGTCGAGGTTCCAGAATAAACGGTTTACTCCAATTCTGTCGTCCTTTGAAATTTTACTCATACAGTTCTTTGAACATCCACATGCATCATGGATAACCGGATGTAGCTGACGGCGTTTTTCTGCAATCTTCTTCCTACGAGTCTCTTTCTTTGTCATTTTACGTTTCTTTGGTTTTGGTTGCTCACCTAAAAAGCTCCCGTCGGAATCTATTACAGCACCATCAGATGATTCACGCGATAGAGACAAccgtttttccaattttccaaCTGCCGTCAATTCGAACCCGGGAAACTGTTCATCCGAGCTATTCTCCGAATCGCTCCCATAAGCTTTGAGTAGTTCCAATGCAGCCATttcaacaaaaaacaaatttgattGGAATAAACTATTCGTATGACAGACACAATAAGGAATGCGAATAAATACCATGGCCATCTTAGAATGTATGGAGACagatatgcttttattttttgtatatagAACAAAAATAAAGGCACACGAGTCCCATCATTTATTTCCAAGCCTGGAATTCATGCAAAAGTTTTTAAAAGTCATGGAAATACATATTGTTCCACCCCTTGAAcatacagttgaataaaacTTACTTTATGTTAAACCATAGTTATTTACCTTCAATTCAAGATTTgaacttcatttgcaattttctcgactgtgagcatttccatatgctcttatgcttttatgggcagtgtaTAGATCGATTACTCGTATGTACTTGTATAGATCGCTAACGGCGCCGGCGACCATCGTTAGGGTAAAGAAGGATGTCATTAGGAGGGAAGTGTAACTTGTAAGGATGTAACTTGGAgatcgagtttacctctgcatctccgtgactgcgacggaaaggaaaggtataggtcaccgtggtaagtgaccaAACCGAACAATTTTGCGCGCGGAGTCAACTCATTACGAAGGCGAACGATGAGTATTTTTGTCAAACATCGCGAATCTAGGTGAGCGGCACGTGCGAAGACTATTCGCCACCAGGGACATCTAAGTGTCTAAATATTTGTCTATTACCAAAAACATAATTTTATTCGTGAGAGAAAACGCACTCCGGCGAACGAACCTGCTCCAATTTGCGTTGCGCCTTTATGAAAGCAACGCGTAATAATCTCCGGCTCAACCATTCAACCGAACCGAGTTCCGCTCTGCACCCTACGACTGCGGTGGAATGGaaagtttatgttattttatcACTGTGATAAGTGTCGTAATCTTACCGTATTGCGCGCGAACCTCGCCCATTACGAAAACGTACGCTAAGTATCTTTTTGTCAAACAACGAATTCAACATACCTAAGAGAAAACATACGCACTTCAGTAGACGCTGTTCTTTGAAAGGTATATAACGCTGAGTCATTAGATCAATTTTGATATTTAACGATTGtacgaaatctacttcgatgCGACGTATTTATATGAAAGCAACGTGTAAGCAGTCTCCGGTTAAACGGCCACCGTGAGACATGAATAATTATCAGGGTTAGGTATATCAGGGTATTGGGGTATATAGATGAGCAACTCTCCCGAGTTAAAGGCACGTTTACACCGAAGTATTATGCACGACCCTTCTATTTTCGCCTATCGAAGCAGACGTGCGTTTCACGTCGATTCACTCTTATTTCTCGACGTAATAGTAACCTATTAGATAGAAAAAttgacaaagttccatgcatacaaagccttgagaatttgaaaaaatgcaaataaacaTATTTGCCAAAATatagttttaaatttatttctcgTTTTATCCTTTGGGCTGGGACTGGTTGGCTAGATGAATAACGATCGCTGGAGGAGGATAATCTTTCTTAGATAAGACGATCTTCGTGTTTCTCAGCACGGTTTGATGATTCTTGTTTGTCTGAGGACTGCAGAGCTGGGACTGTTCACTTTCGTCTGACTAGTGATAGAGGCAGGAGTGGTTTTTTATATCAGTAGATCGGTCATGAACGGAATCAGTTGTGAACAGGTGAATTTAAACATGAAATACCTTAACGTAGCTTAGTGATAATTACCATTTCCTTAAATAGTCAGGTTGTGCCCGTGTAAAAATACGTGAAACCCAATCGTGCTCACAAGACAGAAATTCACTGCGTGGCTTAAACCAATGAGTTAAGCCGCCTATGCTCGACCAGAAGGCAACTTGCCTAATATTCTTATATGACTAGCAATATTTGTCACGACCCACAATCGAAACCAAACCAAATCATCAGCAATCGTCAAACCACCGATAGTCGGCACAGCGATCCCGTTAGCCTTGAGGCCGGAAGAAGGGCCAACAATGTCACGTGTGCCACCACAGATAAGCCGACCGGGATCGGCAACTGCAGCCAACGGTAACCGTGATGAGATGAATCGACCCCAGGAGCAAACGAATGATTTTTTCGGAATCTcagtacacacttaatttatttcGCTGAACtacccaacagctgatcgagctcggcgaagtttttaacaaatgtcagcaatatatttcggcaagcattcagcaaatatatcgatctaccgtaaaccagcatgaattgacattttgtttgccgaagttcttgaaaattctgccgaaaaattgtagaacttgctgttgagttctcggctaTAAAATCTAAGTTTGTAATTTGGTATTTtatttaccaagaaatttttatttattaaattgtGCATTAGATCGCTTCATTTTCACgcataatttttgaaatttaatgcCGAATCTCGGAACGACTGTGTGCTGAACTGAAATTTCGatacaaaatatccgaaatctcGGTTGTATTGCTgaatcatgatttttacatttttttgctgaattaTCATGAGAATCCTTTTTAGATATTAAACAAAAAAGCGCGCGCAATGCTGGTTCGTTAGAGACACAAAATAAACACGTGGAAATATGTTGCAAACAGGATGCATTATCGCACATGCGCTCTCTGTGCACAACTCTACTGAATGAATAACTTCCACAACAAACATTATTGACATTCGATGTGTGTACCGTGGAGGAAGTCTTGTAGTTTTTGTTATAGTTCTAGAATAATTATTGCggttaaaagttgaaaaacgAGCTGGAAAACTGACGCCTGGCATGAGGGTACAAATTCCCTCTAAGCCATCACCACAACCAGAAGTGAAACATACAAAAGGTAAGCTTCTGTTTAGTGTTTTCATTTCATACGAGTGCGGTTCTTAGTAATACATAACATGAAACAAGTAACAACGGGGTGCAGTAGCGTTTACTTTCGCTTAGTGCGTTCCTGCAACAACATGCAGTTTCGTTACGTAATTAGTAGAGTGGTTCAATCTGCCCGAAATCGgcagaataaagaagggttGCTCGAAAGTATTTCAGtaagttttttcataaaatacttTTCAATCAGTCGGGTTTTACACGTGCAACCTGAACTATTCTCATGTTAATGCTGATGGAAAGCAGATTTGAAGTAAATCTTGATTTCCATATACTTCAAGGTattttgttttaacaatttagaaGGTGGTGTTCAACATTCTACCGCATGTTAGCGTACATACCTAAATAATATTGCCgtgaactcaacagctgataaactcagcgaaatattttacaaattttcgacagaattttcaagaacttccgCAAACGAAACTCCAGTACTCGCAGGTTTACGGTAGAtcaatatatttgctgaatattTGTCGAAATATGATGCTgacatttgcaaaaaaaaattgccgaGTTCGGTCAGCTGTtaggaagtttgccgagataactTAAGTGTATAGGACTACAACTGgtagaaaaaaatagtttagcTTCAGACAAATTGAAAACGTTGTTTCAAGCCTCTCAATATTCCACTATTACTATTTTTCTTTAACTTCATAACTTTAATGTTTATATACGTTGCTGTGgttaaaaaaaagtcaatttagaAATTTTCATCAATTATTTCGTTGACAAAAAACGTTGGATTTTTCACTAACACAGAAATAGACGATGCCACAATCGACGGTTGGtgttttttatctctttgcTTTGGCCTGTCACGGTGGGTGCCCACTGGAATTCaaccttgaaacttttgattAATTTCCACTGCTAAACAGTgaagtaataatgataataattttctctttcacagttggtcggcgtgcgaccagagtgccatttttcaaaaaaatgagtTATTAACACTAGTCGATGTGAGAATGAATAATCTGGGGTGGTTCAACTTTgaacgccgattactcgaaattatgtttttggcgcttggcttGGCGTGGCTGCATGCCGACCAGTTGTATTTCTGTAACGTCAACAAAGAGTTCGTCAAGATTCAATTTTTCTGTGGGTGCTAGATTGAAAATGCCTATGAAAGAGTTGGTTAGGAGGGCTAGCGCCCTAATCAGTCACACTGATGCGGTTTGAGTAAAATTCCGGTGGGcataatatccaaaataaagaacctgaacacaaacaaaaataaatgcaGATAAAATAAAACAGCTTTGAAATGCTGATTTTTTACTACAGTCGTAATCGACTGTAGTAATCATCACAACAAGTTAACCGAAGGTGTGAACACTGGTGGTTATCAGTAATTTATTCTACTGAGTGAGGAAAATGTAACACATTGTGAACACGTCCGTTTATTTGGATACCCTTTATTCACTTTCATACTTTGTTTGGATTAACGATCCTATGTGGTGACTCATTTGTCACCTAACCATTTGCATCCACTTGTATTACGATGTAAAGATGCAATTCAATGGCGTATCCACAAGTAATTTTTACCGAAATGGTGGCGGTAATGGTCGCTCCTACACTACATACCGTCTTGTATAGCAGCTGAGCTTACGCGTGTGTACATTGCGAAATGGTAACGCTATTCACATCGACTCAAAACATTTCCACTACTCCCAAGCCGATTTGAGTCTTTCCCGTCGTACGAGTATGTACGAGCCGGCGGAGTAATTCACCGATCAGTCAGACTACGTCATTCCTCCGGGCATGTGCTTCAGTGGCGTGCCTTCGCTCTCAACTCAAGTCGTCCAGTGCTTATCAATCATTTCCGCACGCGACCGCGTAATTGCTGCGAGATTTGTTTATTACTTTTGTTGTGATTTCGTTACGAGTGGTTTCattgaacatttcaatttctctTTCACATTCGCGCTGTTACTGAACGAAACCGATGGATAACGCGAACGTTGATCACCTGGTTACCGAGTCAGCCAAGGAGGATAGGTACATTGCCTCGCTGGACATCGGAACGACCACGATAAGATGCTTTATCTATGCCGCCAATCGAGATATCGCCAAGCTGGAGATCGTTGGAACCGCCCACGAGCAGGTTCGTTGTGTGACACCATTCTAAGATGCTGTGACCCTCACTTATTGTTTATTGTCGGTAATAATATTGCACTGAAAGGTTCAACTCGTCTATCCTGCGGCCGGACAAGTGGAGATCGTACCAGATCAATTATGGGACAGCGTGATGAATACGATTCGAAATGCGATGGCTGGTAAGTGTgtttacaggtcggactcgattatttgctctcttgttttttgtttttttttttatttttcatattttatatctGTTTTATAATCGGAAACTCTTGCAATTTTCTTTGTGTTTTGTTCGCAGTTCAACAAATTTAAAGTTTACTTCatgttttttgcactttttcaaGAATTCCAAAAACCAAACATTGTAAGATTTAATTATGTCACGGTAATGAATGAGATACGATGATGCTGTACAACTGTACGGGTCAACGACCAGACGACAACTGCCAATAGTCACGCAGTGCAATATAGGAAATGGGGAACACAAGTCGCCATATCTCTTTGCGTTCGTACATGTTGGCTGTGTTTGGAAAGTACGATAAAGATTAATTGTTTCGTTTATGTAACCGAACGCTTGTTGTAAACTAATTTTCCAACAGCGTATTTTCAAATTTCGATGATATTTTTTCTCAGAATCCGATCTGAGATAAATTTTTTAATCCACTAATGCTAAAAACCGCGAATCTGGTAAGGAATAACTGTATCATAATCCCCAAAACTATTAAATTAAGGTCCaagatatttgaaaaacatCACTAAAGGAAAAAGTGACTCAGTATAGTAGTATTAACAGACAACGCCAAAATTAGCTGTTTtacgtttttcttgaaaaaaaccgTTTGTTTCCTAAACACATAATCGTGTCTAAAATTACGACTAATCAAATAACAGATAATCGCATCCTACGATAAACGAGTCTgcagataatcgagtccgacctgtacaaaCGTTGTATAGTCCCGCGCAGGCACACATACAAGTAGTGAAAACGAACCGTTTTTAGTGGTTCTAATGACGAATTGTTATATATTTTATCTAATCATATGAACCTAAGCCACAGTAATCTAACACGCTTCTTAACTTCTTATTATCATTATATTTAATTTCGTATGTATTGAAAGACTCATTAGACTATTTTTGGTTTCCGGATCATTTTATAGGCGCCAAGCTAGCCGCCAATCAAATCGACTGTTTAAGCATATCTACCCAGCGCAACACGTTTACCTGCTGGAATCGGCTAACCGGCCATGTGTACCACAATTTTATCACCTGGAAAGATTTGCGCTCGGACGCACTTGTCCACCAGTGGAACAATAGCTTTAAACTGAGGTAATACCCTACCCGAACACTCTATTGACCCAAACTAACCCTTTGAGACGCTTTTAGATTGCTCAAATTCGGTGCTCGATTCCTACACTTCTTTACACGCAGCAAACGCTTCCTCGCCGGGAGCGTTATCAGGTTGATGAACCCGCAGGTAACGTTGCGGCTGGCTTGGGTTTTGCAAAACAATGCTGACCTACAACGGGACGTGAAGGGAAACAATGTCCTGTACGGAACAATCGACTCATGGCTGCTGTACCGATTGCGGCAGGGTACAGAGGTAACGCGTTCTGTCGAACATATCAGCGACGTAACGAACTGTACCGCGAGTGGGTTCTACGATCCGTTCGGCCAACAGTGGGCTGGCTGGGCCCTCAATCTGTTTTCGATCAAGGTTTGTCTAGTTTTTTAGATGCGATGAAACTATGAATTTGTAATTCGTAAGCTTTACAGAGAGATATGCTACCCAAAGCGGTAGATAATTCGTATGATTTTGGCTATGTGCACGAGTCACTGTTTGGAAGTGCTATCAAAATCGGGGCCTCGGTAACAAACCATAAAATTTTCAGCAAGTTCCTTTCCAATAACCTCCGTAGATTTCAGATCAGTCCGCTTCTCTGTGGGGAAACTGCTGCTTCGAGAAGGGAGAGGTAAAAGTCACCCTCGGCACGGGATCTTTCCTGAACGTCAATACTGGCTCCACGTGTTTGGCGTCGGTACACGGACTGTACCCTTTATTAGGGTACAAACTGACATCCGCTGGCTACGATGCCGAATTGGTGTACCTCATGGAGGGTGCATCAAACGACAGCGGTTCCATTATCGAGTGGGCAATGAACATCGGGTTGTTTACGAATCCCAGTGAGAGCTCCAGTATGGCACTAGCCGTACCCAACTCTGATGGGGTGTCATTCATTCCGGCTTTTAGCGGATTGGGGGTGAGTATCTTATGCATAGCTGTGTATTTTTGTAACTGTTATCTAACTTACCTTCGAAAACGAATTTTTTAACCATATGAATATAAAAAACACgattagatttttttatttatacaaTGTTCCGATTATGATCTTCGGAGCACAATCATgcttttttgcgtattttttctGATAAAATGATATTCAACTCTCAGCACAAACCCATAAAACAATATACAACGTCAGTGTCTtgctgaattttatttatttttattgtggtCTTACTAAAGATAGGCGAGTTTTAATTTATCGTTCTACAAGTGATTATGGGCCCAGAGTAATAAAAGGTCCAATAACGGAAAATTGCAGCGATATTCGAAAATTGCGGTGAAAAATTCAATCCCGTGCAGCAAACCGGAGCTGAAGATGCCAACAGAAGAGGTACTGAAGCTGGGAGCGTTCGAGTTAAAAAGTTCCATGCAGTTAATTGGAAATCTgcgaggaaaaaaaattatccgaCGTGATCTTTCGCGATGCGGATAACGGCGATGACGGAGGTGTCCTCGAAAGTGTGACGTTGCAGGCCCTGGCCACGATTCGTTGAAGTCTGGgggtagggtagggaacatattctaagcagctttgcGAAacgtgttgggtgaaattcaaacaaaagtatgtcaatctgttctctatctttttctctgtcagaacttgttttcagaatgTGAAACTTAGTTAGCaataaagttaccaatcgagggatactattccaatcaccccgaacctattttaagcagtttccatttgttttgcaggcgttttttttcagcacgcatagtggctcctgaatggctgcaatttaggtcgatttgtttcgattattgtttgtgcacagatttctttgtgattaacggtatttcttatatttgtaagacagctagacaatcaaagttttcgttttcatcattgaaattgtcaatattgatcaaaattcaggagttttaGGCCTTTTTTCGACTGATTGAAaaaggcgccactgcttaagccgttacTAACCCTATaacgtttgcgttaaaaaagaatgaaaattgccgatttttatgGGTTTATCTTTCCACTCACTGACGAAAATACGCAAGCAGCATcgatcatagtaacccatgagtaagcagaaaaaaattgacagctctatcagtcgaactctaaccttgatggcgaaaacagtaaagctactCCATTAAAAAGTGTGcgtgttcaaagaacggtaccccgccacgtcgaaaacagacatcgcgtggcactttgtggacaccggatacgctcTACAAAATCTTGACACTGTTAGACAACAATGACAATGACTGGCAGAGCACTTCGTATTCCcttacgaaggaagtgagcttggAGGTGCAGttcaaacaccaaattttccaagagggtgctgctgtggctgaaatcagcaagaaggggatgtcaaagccgcttttCTTCGCTCCGTACTGGCCATGAACGGGGCAATTTATAATACGAAGTACTTGCCGAAAGTTGCGTccttcatcaagaaataccgtaAGAGCGAAGACGCGATGTTCTGGCCTGCTCTGGCTTCGGCCCCCTGCTCGAAGCTATAGTTGAAGGAGATGAAGCGGTTTAATATCGATGTGTTGGTGAACTCTGAattatctcccagctggtctcgaggtacgatgctggaataataagccagtcgtcgtatgttcgagtcccggttcaggagagactgttagtgtcagtaggatcgtagcgctagccccccaattgtcctgtacacttaacagtcggctgcgaagtctgtgtatagtaaaacagtagatcgaattccgatacggaatgtagcaccaaagctttgctttttttgagCTCATGATCATGGGTCTCGAAGCTTCTGGAACAGTCTTGACGGCGGACACGATTAAGGTAAAAAATCTACGAAGTCCGATCAGCAGCAGCCCAGCAAGTGCTCTGTACAACAAGGCAAGTTTCGAAATAACTACTGAACTAAAGAAcggcgaaataaaagaaaatttattaaTACGGTTGCCATTGATGTGAGATCAAAACAGCGAACAACAGCAGCCTGAATGCCGTTGCGAAGAGAACGGTTTCGATGGAATCTTTGGAGGGAAGTGTGGATGTTACTAATGTACTAAAAATTCCACACTCAGAATTTTCAGTGTTCACTACCATAGACATAGTTTTTGCTACATTGACTGAGAGACCTGCTGCTTGGGAGCACTCGGAGAGGTCATCTAACTTGCTCTGCATATCGTTTTGTCGTTGTGCCAACAAGACAATGTCGTCGGCTCGAGTCGAGTTCATTTAGGTGCTTCATTGTTAGAGGATTCTGTTAATCGAACTAATATCTAGTCCATAACGATGAAAAACAGCAGCGGTTATAAAATGTAGCCCTGTTTCACACCAGCAGTAACCCTTATAGGGTCGGACAAGATGCCTTTGTCCAGCACCTTCCACGAAAACGCCTCGTACTGAGTCTCGATGAGATGGACTAGATGGACTTCTCTAGAACTCCTTTACGCCCAATggtcgaatgctttttcaaaGCCAACGAACACCAATAGGAGAGAATCCTGGAATTCGTTGATCTGCTCCAATATAATGCGCAGCGTTGTGATATGGTCTACACATGATCGGCCAGCATGAAATCCAGCTTGCTGCCACCGAAAAGTGGCGTCGATCTCCTCCTGAATCTGATTAAGGATTACCTTACAGAGTACTTTGAGAGTAATACGGAGCAACGTGATGCCGCTGCTAGTTACCGCATTCAGCGAAGTCTCCTTTTTGGGGGACTTTGACCAATATACCCTGCATCAAGCCCACCGAAAATGTTGCGATTTCCCATATGTTTCTGAATAGCTAATGCATCATCTGCGCTGACAAAAACGGGTCAGCTTTGAGCATCTCAGCTGAAATGCAGTCTACTCTGGCGCATTGTTAGACTTAATAGTCAGCAGTTGTCCAGTTCTGTCTTTTAGCGGCATCTTTGTAATCACCAAGGCGGCGAGAAATATCGTACAACAAGCGGATATCACCATTGGCGGCGGCAGTTTCCTTCTTCGGCTAGGGAGTTACTCCAGGCTCTCTTGTCTCGTCTACAAGCGCGATTAACAGCTCTATCCAGTTCAGCTCGCTCAATACCGGCTTTCACCTCTCCCCGCTTGTTGATCTTCCGTCAAGTTTCATCCGAAATTCCCTCCCTGCTGAAATTTGAAGCAActttataatatttttgtatggtcctgccatctaattttcaatatccttgcaCGGTGGgtaatctaattttcaatatccttatacggtactgccatctagttttcattttcatctggcgggaaatgcacgataaatcgattttAAGAATAACCAGTTTTATGCGCATTTGAGTAATCAGATGGCAGCTCTAACCGTTGTAAAGGTGTCGTGGgcaaaatgtatggaaaaactTAAAGTCAgaaatcttgttctagtcattttTGATTCCAGTGAAAtttatatgaagtcagagtggtttATGTACATTAATAAGACAAAACGACTTTTTTCgtaaataaactgttaattttatgtactcTCATGTtcaaccacttcataacctttatattagaacattttgtttgaaagaatacGTTGAACAGATTttaattcagagatttttcgaaaattgcttctccatagaccactctgttccgcaatgGCTCATACCGTAACGGCATTTTTGCAAGGAGACCAAACCGACCAACAAAGTGGAAATAGTTTCAAGTGCTCTATAGTCTGAAGTTGTCAAGCACAGTATGGAATGGGCAATTGGATAGAGTTTTCCAAAATTTCGATATAATTCGTTTCTCGGTAAAtcgttgcttgaactgtagatgATTCAGCAGCACATGAGCcagcaattcaaaatgaagGAAATTCCTTTCGAGGAGATCGTTGGATATCTGTCTTTCGGTAACTCGTCCAGATATTGCTTTCGCGGTAAATGCTGTTGTTCAGTTCAGTACCAGTCCCGATCGCCAACATTGGGAAGCCATAAAGAATATAATTCGCTATTTAAAAAGAACATCGACAGAAACCAACGTCCGGTAACGTTAAAAATCTGCCAACAATCGCGTCGTCATCTTGTAAAGCCGAATATATAGCCCTGTCCCTTACGATTCACGAAGCCATGTGGTGGAACAACTTGCGGTCGCAGATATTCAAATAACATCATCTGGAATCGGATCAACTGTGACAACCAATCAACATCGCGATTGAAGAGCTACAGCAAGTATCATCCCGAGCCTCTTTTCAGCTTTGAAAATCGATGAAGAACACGCAGTCATTTCTTATCAGATTTTCGAGtctttggcatcaatcgatcatcAATTCTTTGAACTCTCGTAGCAAAGCAATCGAATGATATAGATACACTTATGAGACGGAATACTTGGTAGCTGCAAAAGTACCGGAaatgattgaaaaaataaaagaataaataGAATCATTCCGTGTCATAAGCCAATTGAAAACCGATAAATTAAACATACTTGGCGGGGTTACTATTGTAAAACATCAGTGACACTTTTAAGTGCCCCAAAATCATATGATTGAAatagttaataatttttctatCACTCGCCAACCTTAAACTTCAGAAAAATCACAAGTGAAACTAAATAGAGTAATCGAAACAACATTCctgcaaaactttttttttcaatcgatttgGGCAAACAGTCTACAAAATGTGAATAATTCTCACATAAAATCGATTGACCTTCAattttgtagtattttgaagttcACAGGTGAACCTTATATAAACCTCAGCTCccttttttatgtattttttattttcactgcTCTGATAATTGTTTCTGATTTTAGGTTTAAGATATCTTTGATCATTCGCGTATTTTTTGTAGCACTATACACTGTTAATCAGA encodes:
- the LOC129724345 gene encoding putative glycerol kinase 5, whose protein sequence is MRVQIPSKPSPQPEVKHTKAKEDRYIASLDIGTTTIRCFIYAANRDIAKLEIVGTAHEQVQLVYPAAGQVEIVPDQLWDSVMNTIRNAMAGAKLAANQIDCLSISTQRNTFTCWNRLTGHVYHNFITWKDLRSDALVHQWNNSFKLRLLKFGARFLHFFTRSKRFLAGSVIRLMNPQVTLRLAWVLQNNADLQRDVKGNNVLYGTIDSWLLYRLRQGTEVTRSVEHISDVTNCTASGFYDPFGQQWAGWALNLFSIKRDMLPKAVDNSYDFGYVHESLFGSAIKIGASISDQSASLWGNCCFEKGEVKVTLGTGSFLNVNTGSTCLASVHGLYPLLGYKLTSAGYDAELVYLMEGASNDSGSIIEWAMNIGLFTNPSESSSMALAVPNSDGVSFIPAFSGLGPPIRDDTAGTGFIGIKPSTRKEHLVRAILESLTYRIALLYTCALSETRFTFTRIKVDGGVSRNDFICQTLADLTGLPVERGEVTDSTALGAMFLAGLNVGIWHSKQELIDIRKIDRIFQPNGACRSQCVKSMQSWERAVQRFKRWYIAEELNNLN